The Lachnospiraceae bacterium genome includes the window TTGCTTCGTCCAATCCCTACAACTGTCCGCATGGACGCCCTACGATCATTTCAATGACGCAATACGAATTGGAGAAAAAATTTAAACGCATATGAACAAACAACCCCTACTCATTCTGGCCGGTCCAACAGCCTCCGGCAAAACCAGTCTTTCGCTGCAGCTGGCCAGACGCCTTAACGGTGAAATCATTTCGGCCGATTCTATGCAGGTGTATCGGGGCATGGATATCGGCACTGCAAAGATTACACCTGCAGAGATGGATGGCATTCCCCATCATTTGATCGATATCAGAGAGCCGGATGAAGAATGGAACGTCATGAGCTTTTGCCGCCTGGCGGCGGAAAAAATTGAGGAGATTGCAAGCCGGGGGAGGCTTCCCATGGTGGTGGGAGGGACCGGCTTTTATATCCATGCACTGGCATACGGCGCGGAGTTTGAAGAAGAAGCGGAGAATGAGAGCCGGAAAAGGCTGGAGGGCTGGACGCAGGAGGCGCTGTTTGCTTATTTGCAGAAGGTGGATCCGAAAAGTGCGCAGACGATCCACCCGCATAACCGCAAGCGCATCATCCGCGCGCTGGAGTATTTTGAACAAACGGGGAAACCGATCAGCGAGCTGAATGCGCGTCTGCAGGCGAAGCCTTCGCCGTACCGGCTGTGCTATCTGGTGCTGGATGTGGAGAGGCAAAGGCTTTATGAGCAGATTGACGCGCGGGTGGAGGAAATGCTGCAAAGGGGCTTGGTGCAGGAGGTTACGCGGCTGAAACAGGCGGGGTGTCATAAAGAGATGGTTTCGATGAAGGGGCTTGGCTATAAGGAGATTTTGGCGTATCTGGAGGGGGAGATTTCTCTGGAGGAGGCTGTGTATATATTGAAGCGCGATACAAGGCATTTTGCCAAGAGGCAGCTTACGTGGATGCGCAGGGAGAAAGAGGCTGTATTTTTGCCTAAGGAGCCCCAAAATACATTGCTGGATAGGGCTTGTCAGCTGATTGATTCTATGCTATAATAAAAGACAGCTATTTCTTGTATGACAAAAAAGCTAAATAATCAGGACACTTAGCTCAGCTGGTTAGAGCGCTGCGTTGACATCGCAGAGGTCGTAGGTTCGAGTCCTATAGCGTCCATCAAAAAGCGGGAAGTTTGTATTGAATTTTCCCGCTTTTTAATATATTCGATATGAGGTTACTTGCTTATGAAAAGCATTATTATCGTCGGCCCTTCAAGAGCCGGAAAGACAACCTTGGCAAAAAGGCTGCACAAAGAGTTAGGCTACTTTGTGCTTAGCCTTGATAAGTTGGTCGCTGCATTTCACGCGGCATATCCCCAGCTTAATATCCGACTGAACTGGAATAGAGATAAAACGACAGAAAACATAGCGCCGTTTATTGGGCATTTTCTGGGGCTTTTCTCATCGGGTGAGGGAATAAAGCACGAGTTAAACCTCCGCGCACACGATCTGGATGGCAACGGCTTTGTGCTGGAAGGCGGGTATTTTGATTTTGAGAAAATTGCCGCCATTCTGAATGAGTATGGAGCGAATGAATTGAAAGACCGGTTTATCCTGATCGGGCTGGTGCAAAACAAAAAGACTGCTGATGAATATGTGAGAGACTTTAAAAAATACGATACGGAGGACGATTGGACATATGGTTTTAGCGAGGGCGAATTGCGAGATTATGTTGAGCAAGATGCGATCCCGTTTAATCGCGCAATGACGGACTGTCTGACTCAGTATGGATTTTCAGTTTACGATACGTCGTCAGAACGAAATCAGGTTTTCGATAAAATTATTGAATCCATAGCGATCCAAAACGGAATGAAAAGTGATAAATTCTCATATCACCTTGGCGCTGCCGATTGTTTTTGCGAGATGCTTCGCGCTGGGACGAAACGCATTGCATTATCCCATCCTTGTGACTCCCGGGAGGAACGGGATAGTTTTCTACCCGAATTTGATAAGCTGTGTGAAAAGTACGGGGTTCACTACTATGCAGAGGACGAAGCGTTTTTAACTGATCTCTTTCCTCTATCGCTGAATCAGGGAAAGTTTAATGTTATTTTCTACCAAGATGAGTCGGCCTTGCAGGAATATCTTACTCTTAAAGCAGATAAAC containing:
- the miaA gene encoding tRNA (adenosine(37)-N6)-dimethylallyltransferase MiaA, with protein sequence MNKQPLLILAGPTASGKTSLSLQLARRLNGEIISADSMQVYRGMDIGTAKITPAEMDGIPHHLIDIREPDEEWNVMSFCRLAAEKIEEIASRGRLPMVVGGTGFYIHALAYGAEFEEEAENESRKRLEGWTQEALFAYLQKVDPKSAQTIHPHNRKRIIRALEYFEQTGKPISELNARLQAKPSPYRLCYLVLDVERQRLYEQIDARVEEMLQRGLVQEVTRLKQAGCHKEMVSMKGLGYKEILAYLEGEISLEEAVYILKRDTRHFAKRQLTWMRREKEAVFLPKEPQNTLLDRACQLIDSML
- a CDS encoding AAA family ATPase, with amino-acid sequence MKSIIIVGPSRAGKTTLAKRLHKELGYFVLSLDKLVAAFHAAYPQLNIRLNWNRDKTTENIAPFIGHFLGLFSSGEGIKHELNLRAHDLDGNGFVLEGGYFDFEKIAAILNEYGANELKDRFILIGLVQNKKTADEYVRDFKKYDTEDDWTYGFSEGELRDYVEQDAIPFNRAMTDCLTQYGFSVYDTSSERNQVFDKIIESIAIQNGMKSDKFSYHLGAADCFCEMLRAGTKRIALSHPCDSREERDSFLPEFDKLCEKYGVHYYAEDEAFLTDLFPLSLNQGKFNVIFYQDESALQEYLTLKADKQRAMAEGNYSVCRGTIARRYGKLLSYTDEGIQRLMDSNSEKE